A genomic window from Octopus sinensis unplaced genomic scaffold, ASM634580v1 Contig13674, whole genome shotgun sequence includes:
- the LOC115229825 gene encoding LOW QUALITY PROTEIN: mitogen-activated protein kinase 15-like (The sequence of the model RefSeq protein was modified relative to this genomic sequence to represent the inferred CDS: deleted 1 base in 1 codon; substituted 1 base at 1 genomic stop codon), with protein sequence MNKEVEICIKNRFDILKRVGKGVLFRILTLIAYGIVWKARDRTNSKVVALKKIFDAFQNSTDAQRTFREIVFLQEFKNHENIISLFDVVTAESHKDIYLVFEYMGILIVSTXLESDLSSIIIKGYILNDIHHRYIIYQVLNAIKYIHSGNVIHRDLKPSNILVNRQCQIKLCDFGLARSINNSPVANNKSPDLTSYIATRWYRAPEILLGSKRCYFPEYWQLY encoded by the exons ATGAACAAGGAAGTTGAAATTTGCATTAAAAACCGATTCGACATACTAAAACGAGTCGGAAAGGGGGTATTATTCAGAATTCTCACATTGATA GCCTACGGAATTGTTTGGAAAGCGCGAGATCGAACAAATTCAAAAGTTGTAGCCCTCAAAAAAATATTCGATGCTTTCCAAAACTCTACCGACGCTCAA AGAACATTTCGCGAAATAGTTTTTTTGCAAGAATTTAAAAATCACGAAAATATAATTTCGCTATTCGATGTGGTAACGGCTGAAAGTCACAAGGACATATACCTCGTTTTCGAGTACATGGGTATCCTGATTGTTTCCACGTGACTAGAGTCGGACCTGAGCAGCATAATCATAAAGGGGTACATTCTCAACGACATTCACCATCGTTATATAATCTACCAAGTTTTAAACgctattaaatacatacattccgGAAATGTCATTCACAGAGATTTAAAG CCTTCAAACATTTTGGTCAACAGGCAATGTCAGATAAAGTTGTGCGACTTTGGTTTGGCTCGGTCCATCAACAATTCTCCGGTCGCCAACAATAAAAGTCCTGATTTGACGAGTTACATCGCAACGAGGTGGTATCGGGCTCCCGAAATACTTCTTGGTTCAAAAAGGTGTTATTTTCCTGAATATTGGCAGCTATACTAA
- the LOC115229826 gene encoding LOW QUALITY PROTEIN: ATP-dependent RNA helicase SUPV3L1, mitochondrial-like (The sequence of the model RefSeq protein was modified relative to this genomic sequence to represent the inferred CDS: substituted 1 base at 1 genomic stop codon), whose amino-acid sequence MSFYNPSYPIAREIKRRIIYHSGPTNSGKTHHALVALSDAPTGLYCGPLRLLASEVFHRLNSKVVPLDMWXNVPCDLVTGEERRYGVPEAPSTHMSCTIEMSSTVAVIDEIQMIKDPSRGWAWTNALLGVCASELHVCGDSSAIELVKRIASNCGDTFEGDCLVAFDRKMLIRLAKNFSKFTSLGFSIIYGALPSDVKLEQARRFNQVDGGSQVLLATDAVGMGLNLYSSCLIGRNIRRIIFMTAVKFDNQLLSISEARQISGRAGRFSSEFEGGLVSATNNSSLKSVRSLLRKPLPPTNQAMVAITSEIVESLTYYLPSADLLEIMVISLLNIHRECSRAM is encoded by the exons ATGTCCTTTTATAACCCCAGCTATCCAATTGCCCGGGAAATTAAAAGACGGATAATATATCATTCAGGTCCTACCAACAGCGGAAAGACCCACCACGCCCTTGTGGCACTGTCCGATGCCCCCACAGGACTATATTGTGGTCCCCTCCGTCTCCTGGCCTCCGAGGTGTTCCATCGACTCAATTCCAAAGTGGTACCCCTCGATATGTGGTAGAATGTCCCGTGTGATCTTGTCACGGGGGAAGAACGACGGTATGGGGTACCTGAGGCACCTTCCACACACATGTCTTGTACAATCGAAATGTCATCGACA GTTGCTGTTATTGACGAGATCCAAATGATTAAGGATCCTTCCAGGGGATGGGCCTGGACCAATGCCCTCCTCGGTGTCTGTGCCTCTGAGCTGCACGTTTGTGGTGATTCCTCCGCGATTGAACTCGTAAAAAGGATAGCCTCCAACTGTGGAGATACTTTCGag GGGGACTGTTTGGTGGCATTTGATCGCAAAATGTTGATTCGTTTGGCCAAGAATTTCTCAAAGTTCACGTCGCTTGGATTTTCCATAATATACGGGGCTCTCCCCTCTGATGTCAAGTTGGAGCAGGCCAGACGGTTCAACCAAGTGGATGGGGGCAGTCAAGTCCTCCTGGCGACGGATGCGGTGGGGATGGGCCTCAATTTGTATTCCTCATGTTTGATTGGCAGAAATATACGGAGAATTATATTCATGACTGCCGTCAAGTTCGATAACCAACTGCTTTCTATTTCCGAGGCGAGGCAGATTTCGGGACGGGCAGGAAGGTTTAGTTCAGAGTTCGAAGGCGGACTTGTCTCTGCTACCAACAATTCCTCATTAAAGTCGGTGAGGTCTCTTCTCAGGAAGCCTCTCCCTCCCACAAACCAGGCAATGGTCGCAATCACCTCCGAGATTGTCGAGTCTCTGACATATTACCTCCCTTCTGCTGATTTGTTGGAAATTATGGTTATTTCCCTTTTAAATATACACAGAGAGTGTTCGAGGGCTATGTAA